The Xanthomonas indica genome has a segment encoding these proteins:
- a CDS encoding NYN domain-containing protein: MKTRHRSDSDDDQPRLAVLIDADNAQPSVIEGLLAEVAKYGVASVKRIYGDFTSTRMTQWKQALLKHSISPVQQFAYTSGKNATDSSLIIDAMDLLYTGRFDGFCLVSSDSDFTRLAQRLREEGPTVYGFGERKTPDAFVQACDKFIYTEVLRSEASAAEPAKPAAAAAKPAAKGRKKPATTPAKPEPAPVPTETKAAAPLTLLRQAIEEASDDQGWAGLGSVGSYLNKVRPDFDPRLYGHKKLSDLLRRLSSHFELEERGNEGGGKRIFVRSRG, encoded by the coding sequence ATGAAAACCCGCCACCGTTCCGACAGCGACGACGACCAGCCGCGGCTGGCGGTGCTGATCGACGCCGACAATGCGCAGCCGTCGGTGATCGAAGGCCTGCTTGCCGAGGTCGCCAAGTACGGCGTGGCCAGCGTCAAGCGCATCTACGGCGATTTCACCAGCACGCGCATGACCCAGTGGAAGCAGGCCCTGCTGAAGCACTCGATCAGCCCGGTGCAGCAGTTCGCCTACACCAGCGGCAAGAACGCCACCGACAGCTCGCTGATCATCGACGCGATGGACCTGCTCTACACCGGTCGCTTCGACGGCTTCTGCCTGGTCTCCAGCGACAGCGACTTCACCCGCCTGGCGCAGCGCCTGCGCGAGGAGGGGCCGACGGTGTATGGGTTCGGCGAGCGCAAGACCCCGGATGCGTTCGTGCAGGCCTGCGACAAGTTCATCTACACCGAAGTGCTGCGCAGCGAGGCCAGTGCCGCCGAGCCGGCCAAGCCCGCTGCCGCGGCCGCCAAGCCGGCGGCCAAGGGCCGCAAGAAGCCCGCCACGACGCCGGCCAAACCCGAGCCGGCGCCCGTGCCGACCGAGACCAAGGCCGCGGCGCCACTGACCCTGCTGCGGCAGGCGATCGAGGAAGCCTCCGACGACCAGGGCTGGGCCGGACTCGGCAGCGTCGGCAGCTATCTGAACAAGGTGCGGCCGGATTTCGATCCGCGCCTGTACGGCCACAAGAAGCTCAGCGACCTGCTGCGCCGGCTGTCGTCGCACTTCGAACTGGAGGAGCGCGGCAACGAAGGTGGCGGCAAGCGCATCTTCGTGCGCTCGCGCGGATGA
- a CDS encoding alpha/beta hydrolase produces MYRQGVRLLALIAGVTPLASRATDAAPPHDGVRHMPTFDLPLSPFLSPQAQAAARKDMAQGDPLAKMDNATLRRELPRIRAETEAWAKTVVDPLRERYGVTLQRTTWDGVPVTLVQPRDASPAQRQRLLIELHGGAFVMGSAASFGMMEAIPVAAMTGVTVVSVDYRQGPEHRFPAASEDVATVYRAALKRYAPQHIGLFGCSAGGVLTGESLAWFAKEKLPMPAAAGMFCAGGDARYRGDSRYVVAAVNDAPLPDAQGALPIMEDLYYGEGVDFHDPLVSPVFSDAVLAQFPPLLFITGTRAAELSNVAYTHTRLVDLGREADLHVWDGMGHAFHLNTELPESQQALRVIARFFRRHLDLPPLPAAAPVAAAQD; encoded by the coding sequence ATGTACAGACAAGGGGTGCGCCTGCTGGCGCTGATCGCGGGCGTGACCCCGCTGGCGTCGCGGGCCACGGACGCCGCACCGCCGCACGATGGCGTGCGGCACATGCCGACGTTCGATCTGCCGTTGTCGCCCTTCCTCAGTCCGCAGGCGCAGGCGGCCGCGCGCAAGGACATGGCGCAGGGCGACCCGCTGGCGAAGATGGACAACGCCACGCTGCGCCGCGAACTGCCGCGCATCCGTGCGGAAACCGAGGCCTGGGCCAAGACCGTGGTGGACCCGCTGCGCGAGCGCTACGGGGTGACGTTGCAGCGGACCACCTGGGACGGCGTGCCGGTGACCCTGGTGCAGCCACGCGATGCCTCGCCGGCGCAGCGCCAGCGGCTGCTGATCGAACTGCATGGCGGTGCCTTCGTCATGGGCAGCGCGGCCTCGTTCGGCATGATGGAGGCGATCCCGGTGGCGGCGATGACCGGCGTCACCGTGGTCAGCGTCGACTACCGGCAAGGCCCGGAACACCGCTTCCCTGCGGCCAGCGAAGACGTGGCCACGGTCTATCGCGCCGCGCTCAAGCGCTACGCGCCGCAGCACATCGGCCTGTTCGGCTGCTCGGCCGGTGGCGTGCTGACCGGCGAGTCGCTGGCCTGGTTCGCCAAAGAGAAACTGCCGATGCCGGCGGCGGCCGGCATGTTCTGCGCCGGCGGCGATGCGCGCTACCGCGGCGATTCGCGCTACGTGGTGGCGGCGGTGAACGACGCACCGCTGCCCGATGCGCAGGGTGCGCTGCCGATCATGGAAGACCTGTACTACGGCGAGGGCGTGGACTTCCACGATCCGCTGGTGTCGCCGGTGTTCTCAGACGCGGTGCTGGCGCAGTTCCCGCCGCTGCTGTTCATCACCGGCACGCGCGCGGCGGAACTGAGCAATGTCGCCTACACCCACACACGGCTGGTCGATCTGGGCCGCGAGGCGGACCTGCACGTGTGGGACGGCATGGGCCACGCGTTCCATCTGAACACCGAGTTGCCGGAAAGCCAGCAGGCGCTGCGGGTGATCGCGCGCTTCTTCCGCCGGCATCTGGATCTGCCACCGTTGCCGGCAGCGGCGCCGGTGGCCGCGGCGCAGGACTGA
- a CDS encoding EcsC family protein, whose translation MTSLLPVPVMDAADHRDLAQARALLEHPGLAAKIANAVGAPIEALISKRLPKMLSSRLDAVSQRALRMALRSALLTLRGQAPDRARPRLHGAAVAATGAAGGFFGLPGLVVELPLTTTLMLRSIADIARAEGERLDDPATALACLEVLAHGGRSQRDDGSESGYFAVRAAMAQQLSAAAQYIAAHGLGSKGAPVLVSLLSRIAAKFSVTVSEKLAAQAVPLVGAASGALLNTVFIAHFQAMARGHFTVRRLERRYGEAAVRQAYEALPASR comes from the coding sequence ATGACCTCGCTATTGCCCGTCCCCGTGATGGATGCCGCCGACCACCGCGACCTGGCCCAGGCGCGCGCGCTGCTGGAACACCCGGGCCTGGCGGCGAAGATCGCCAATGCGGTGGGCGCACCGATCGAGGCGTTGATCAGCAAGCGCCTGCCGAAGATGCTGTCCTCGCGCCTCGATGCGGTCAGCCAGCGTGCGCTGCGGATGGCGCTGCGCTCGGCGCTGCTGACCCTGCGTGGGCAGGCGCCGGACCGGGCGCGGCCGCGCCTGCACGGCGCCGCGGTGGCGGCGACCGGCGCCGCCGGCGGCTTCTTCGGCCTGCCCGGGCTGGTGGTGGAACTGCCGTTGACCACCACCCTGATGCTGCGCTCCATCGCCGACATCGCCCGCGCCGAGGGCGAGCGCCTGGACGACCCGGCCACCGCGCTGGCCTGCCTGGAGGTGCTGGCGCACGGCGGCCGCAGCCAGCGCGACGATGGCAGCGAATCGGGCTACTTCGCGGTGCGTGCGGCGATGGCGCAGCAACTCAGCGCTGCCGCGCAGTACATCGCCGCGCATGGCCTGGGCAGCAAGGGCGCACCGGTGCTGGTGTCGCTGCTGTCGCGCATCGCCGCCAAGTTCTCGGTCACGGTCAGCGAGAAGCTGGCGGCGCAGGCGGTGCCGCTGGTCGGCGCGGCCAGCGGCGCGCTGCTCAACACCGTGTTCATCGCCCATTTCCAGGCGATGGCGCGCGGCCACTTCACCGTGCGCCGGCTGGAACGCCGCTACGGCGAGGCCGCGGTGCGCCAGGCCTACGAGGCGTTGCCCGCGTCGCGCTAG
- a CDS encoding MFS transporter has product MRDAAVAASDPVALVAARLERLPPTRSLWRLVALLALGGFFELFDLFQTAYLSPGLLREGVFAEGAAGVFGIADQAAFAAATFLGLFLGASLLSPLVDRFGRRAVFSFALLWYSVATVAMGLQHSALGVILWRGVVGIGLGVELVTIDTYLSEMVPRQMRGAAFALAFCVQFLAVPAVALSAWALVPHAPLGLSGWRWVALLSGGFALAVWWLRSRLPESPRWLATQGRHAEADAVLQRLEARCAADLGQPLPAPAPTSATPVPTPQLSALWQPPYRRRMAMLVSFHIFQAIGFFGFGNWLPALLARQGADSVHGLGYAFAISLAYPLAPLLLMGVAQRWENKWQVVVSALGAVLFGLLFAWQQQPLLLIACGAAVTFCNAWMSFAYHGYQAELFPTALRARAVGFCYSFSRLSTAASSLLIGVLLDRTGHRGVLGFIAASLVLAAAVVGRFGPRTHQRALERI; this is encoded by the coding sequence ATGCGCGATGCCGCCGTTGCCGCTTCCGATCCCGTCGCCCTGGTCGCGGCGCGCCTGGAACGCCTGCCGCCGACCCGGAGCCTGTGGCGGCTGGTCGCGCTGCTGGCGCTGGGCGGTTTCTTCGAACTGTTCGATCTGTTCCAGACCGCCTACCTCAGCCCCGGCCTGCTGCGCGAGGGCGTGTTCGCCGAGGGCGCGGCCGGCGTGTTCGGCATCGCCGACCAGGCCGCGTTCGCCGCGGCGACGTTCCTGGGCCTGTTCCTCGGCGCGAGCCTGCTCAGCCCGCTGGTCGATCGTTTCGGGCGCCGTGCGGTGTTCTCCTTCGCCCTGCTCTGGTACAGCGTGGCCACGGTGGCGATGGGCCTGCAGCACAGCGCGCTGGGAGTGATCCTGTGGCGCGGGGTGGTCGGCATCGGCCTGGGCGTGGAACTGGTCACCATCGACACCTACCTGTCGGAAATGGTGCCGCGGCAGATGCGCGGCGCGGCGTTCGCGCTGGCGTTCTGCGTGCAGTTCCTGGCGGTGCCGGCGGTGGCGTTGAGCGCCTGGGCGCTGGTGCCGCATGCGCCGTTGGGCCTGAGCGGCTGGCGCTGGGTGGCGTTGCTCAGCGGCGGCTTCGCGCTGGCGGTGTGGTGGCTGCGCAGCCGCCTGCCGGAGTCGCCGCGCTGGCTGGCCACGCAGGGCCGGCATGCCGAGGCCGACGCGGTGCTGCAGCGGCTGGAGGCGCGCTGCGCCGCCGACCTGGGGCAGCCGTTGCCGGCACCGGCGCCGACATCGGCAACGCCAGTGCCGACGCCGCAGCTGTCGGCGCTGTGGCAGCCTCCGTACCGGCGGCGCATGGCGATGCTGGTGAGCTTCCACATCTTCCAGGCGATCGGTTTCTTCGGCTTCGGCAACTGGCTGCCGGCGCTGCTGGCGCGGCAGGGCGCCGACAGCGTGCACGGGCTCGGCTACGCCTTCGCCATCTCGCTGGCCTATCCGCTGGCGCCGCTGTTGCTGATGGGCGTGGCGCAGCGCTGGGAGAACAAGTGGCAGGTGGTGGTGTCGGCCCTGGGCGCGGTGCTGTTCGGCCTGCTGTTCGCCTGGCAGCAGCAGCCGCTGCTGCTGATCGCCTGCGGCGCGGCGGTGACCTTCTGCAATGCCTGGATGAGCTTCGCCTACCACGGGTACCAGGCCGAATTGTTCCCCACCGCGCTGCGCGCCCGCGCGGTGGGCTTCTGCTATTCCTTCAGCCGCCTGTCCACCGCCGCCAGCAGCCTGCTGATCGGCGTGCTGCTGGACCGCACCGGCCACCGCGGCGTGCTCGGTTTCATCGCCGCCAGCCTGGTGCTGGCCGCCGCGGTGGTGGGGCGGTTCGGGCCGCGCACCCACCAGCGCGCGCTGGAGCGGATCTAG
- a CDS encoding DUF4424 family protein, translating to MIANVSPRRLLPLLLSPLLFAAAAFANDSSIGDANGSIELIRQPDIRMSKEDLFISEDRVQVDYVFTNTSTRDLLVPIAFPMPPMYFGMADHSALTDFTLWVDGKPVRTERRLVAKLDGNDISRAWAASGWTPDDLAEYVEGGTVPAGRKPLPARWFDADGQPRFTLSEYFVWQQRFPAGGAVAIRHRYVPSVATGVPMPASDLIGEYAKSTCLDAAMQQRMRRRAGADGLQWSNLRYVLRTGANWKGPIQDFHVTLKKRAPGDLLSLCFDGELQRTDALTFEFRQRDFVPDRDLDILFLR from the coding sequence ATGATCGCCAACGTCTCGCCGCGCCGCCTGTTGCCCCTGCTGCTGTCGCCCTTGCTGTTTGCCGCTGCCGCCTTCGCCAACGACAGCAGCATCGGCGACGCCAATGGCTCCATCGAACTGATCCGCCAGCCGGACATCCGCATGAGCAAGGAAGACCTGTTCATCAGCGAGGACCGGGTGCAGGTGGACTACGTGTTCACCAACACCAGCACGCGCGACCTGCTGGTGCCGATCGCCTTCCCGATGCCGCCGATGTACTTCGGCATGGCCGACCACAGCGCGCTCACCGACTTCACGCTGTGGGTGGACGGCAAGCCGGTGCGCACCGAGCGCCGGCTGGTGGCGAAGCTGGACGGCAACGACATCTCCCGCGCGTGGGCGGCCAGCGGCTGGACGCCGGACGACCTGGCCGAGTACGTCGAGGGCGGCACCGTCCCGGCCGGCCGCAAGCCGCTGCCCGCACGCTGGTTCGACGCGGACGGGCAGCCCCGCTTCACCCTCAGCGAGTACTTCGTCTGGCAGCAGCGCTTCCCTGCCGGCGGCGCGGTGGCGATCCGCCACCGCTACGTGCCCAGCGTCGCCACCGGCGTGCCGATGCCGGCCAGCGACCTGATCGGCGAGTACGCCAAAAGCACCTGCCTGGACGCTGCCATGCAGCAGCGCATGCGCCGCCGTGCCGGCGCCGACGGCCTGCAGTGGAGCAACCTGCGCTACGTGCTGCGCACCGGCGCCAACTGGAAGGGGCCGATCCAGGATTTCCACGTGACCCTGAAGAAGCGTGCGCCGGGCGACCTGCTCAGCCTGTGCTTCGACGGTGAGCTGCAGCGCACCGATGCCCTGACGTTCGAGTTCCGCCAGCGCGACTTCGTGCCCGACCGCGACCTGGACATCCTGTTCCTGCGCTGA
- a CDS encoding family 43 glycosylhydrolase has product MFRAFAPLALLASAGLAAAQTPGARSYANPIDLDYRYNFEQLNDGISYRTGADPVFVRFGDAYYLFQTLADGYWRSSNLLDWQFVTPSRWPFESIVAPAVVADGDRLVIMQSAFEPRPLLQTRDPASGTLDFLTRLLPKLPRAQPIGTEMKGRPLSDVPPGPWDPDLFIDDDGQRYLYWGSSDRYPLYGIAMDRSAHGVAFRGVPTPLLTLDPAQHGWERFGPDHRGARFPDGSPIGSFLEGAWMTKTGGRYYLQYGAPGSEYNAYATGVYVGEHPLGPFVYAAYNPVAYKPGGFMQGAGHGSTFQDAHGNWWNSGTAWIGANWTFERRIVLFPAAFAADGQMRVSTRFGDFPHWMPEGPVADPETLFTGWMLLSYRKPATASSTLDGFAAGRATDEDPRSDWVAARNAPGETLTVDLGGERSVRAVQVNFADYRAGRYGDAPDIYTAFRLQHSRDGRHWLPLAEVGDGADRRDRPNAYLQLPAPVRTRYIRYVHGHVGAAHLAISELRVFGNADGAPPPAPTGVTVRREDDRRNARVHWQAVPGAVGYNVRWGLRADRLTLTYQVFADRGTDLELRALNVGQDYVFAVEAFDERGVSPLSAPIAVP; this is encoded by the coding sequence ATGTTCAGAGCATTCGCACCGCTGGCGCTGCTGGCGTCCGCCGGGCTGGCCGCGGCGCAGACGCCGGGCGCACGCAGCTACGCCAACCCGATCGACCTGGACTACCGCTACAACTTCGAACAACTCAACGACGGCATCTCCTATCGCACCGGCGCCGACCCGGTGTTCGTGCGCTTTGGCGATGCCTACTACCTGTTCCAGACCCTGGCCGACGGCTACTGGCGCTCCAGCAACCTGCTCGACTGGCAGTTCGTCACGCCCAGCCGCTGGCCGTTCGAGAGCATCGTCGCGCCGGCGGTGGTCGCCGACGGCGACCGCCTGGTGATCATGCAGTCGGCCTTCGAACCGCGCCCGCTGCTGCAGACCCGCGACCCGGCCAGCGGCACGCTCGACTTCCTGACCCGGCTGCTGCCGAAGCTGCCGCGCGCCCAGCCGATCGGCACCGAGATGAAGGGCCGGCCGCTCAGCGACGTGCCGCCCGGCCCCTGGGACCCGGACCTGTTCATCGACGACGACGGCCAGAGGTACCTGTACTGGGGCTCCTCGGACCGCTACCCGCTGTACGGCATCGCCATGGACCGCAGCGCGCACGGAGTCGCCTTCCGCGGCGTGCCGACGCCACTGCTCACGCTGGATCCGGCGCAGCATGGCTGGGAGCGCTTCGGCCCCGACCACCGCGGCGCCCGCTTCCCCGACGGCAGCCCGATCGGCAGCTTCCTGGAAGGCGCATGGATGACCAAGACCGGCGGCCGCTACTACCTGCAGTACGGCGCGCCGGGCAGCGAGTACAACGCCTATGCCACCGGCGTGTACGTTGGCGAGCACCCGCTCGGCCCGTTCGTCTATGCGGCGTACAACCCGGTGGCGTACAAGCCCGGCGGCTTCATGCAGGGCGCCGGCCACGGCTCCACGTTCCAGGACGCGCACGGCAACTGGTGGAACAGCGGCACCGCCTGGATCGGCGCCAACTGGACCTTCGAACGGCGCATCGTGCTGTTCCCCGCCGCGTTCGCCGCCGATGGGCAGATGCGCGTGTCCACCCGTTTCGGCGATTTCCCGCACTGGATGCCGGAAGGCCCGGTGGCCGACCCGGAGACGCTGTTCACCGGCTGGATGCTGCTGTCCTACCGCAAGCCGGCCACCGCCTCGTCCACCCTGGACGGTTTCGCCGCCGGCCGCGCCACCGACGAGGACCCGCGCAGCGACTGGGTGGCCGCGCGCAACGCGCCCGGCGAGACCCTCACCGTCGACCTGGGCGGGGAGCGCAGCGTGCGCGCGGTGCAGGTCAACTTCGCCGACTACCGTGCCGGCCGCTATGGCGATGCGCCGGACATCTACACCGCGTTCCGGCTGCAGCACTCGCGCGACGGCCGCCACTGGCTGCCGCTGGCCGAGGTCGGCGACGGCGCCGACCGGCGCGACCGGCCCAACGCCTACCTGCAACTGCCCGCGCCGGTGCGCACCCGCTACATCCGCTACGTGCACGGCCACGTCGGCGCCGCCCACCTGGCGATCAGCGAGCTGCGCGTGTTCGGCAACGCCGACGGTGCCCCACCGCCGGCGCCGACCGGTGTCACCGTGCGCCGCGAGGATGACCGCCGCAACGCCCGCGTGCACTGGCAGGCCGTGCCCGGCGCCGTCGGCTACAACGTGCGCTGGGGCCTGCGCGCCGATCGCCTCACCCTCACCTACCAGGTGTTCGCCGACCGCGGCACCGACCTGGAACTCCGCGCGCTCAACGTCGGCCAGGACTACGTGTTCGCCGTCGAAGCCTTCGACGAGCGCGGTGTCTCCCCGCTGAGCGCGCCCATCGCCGTGCCATGA
- a CDS encoding lysozyme inhibitor LprI family protein, which yields MHQHQGTQGQRRLRAWLIAAVVAGVCGNAAAQQIDPRDAQLQQQQRLLQQQAEQIQQMQQQLQQMPPTGPGADAAGAPSDGLSATYHDCRRQAQGLDESRRCIQREQRVQQERLDRAYDRLRYRLSGMDRSRLMDAQYTWQQSNEQAANLDRALGARGQEAALQSAEATLRRISSRADELEGYTRGGR from the coding sequence ATGCACCAGCACCAGGGAACCCAGGGCCAGCGCCGGCTGCGCGCGTGGCTGATCGCCGCAGTGGTCGCCGGCGTGTGCGGCAACGCCGCCGCGCAACAGATCGACCCGCGCGATGCGCAACTGCAGCAACAGCAGCGCCTGCTGCAGCAGCAGGCCGAGCAGATCCAGCAGATGCAGCAGCAACTGCAGCAGATGCCGCCAACCGGTCCCGGTGCGGACGCGGCGGGCGCACCGAGCGATGGCCTGTCCGCCACCTACCACGACTGCCGCAGGCAGGCGCAGGGCCTGGACGAGAGCCGCCGCTGCATCCAGCGCGAACAGCGCGTGCAGCAGGAACGCCTGGACCGCGCCTACGACAGACTGCGCTACCGCCTCAGCGGCATGGACCGCTCCCGGCTGATGGACGCGCAGTACACCTGGCAGCAGTCCAACGAACAGGCCGCAAACCTGGACCGGGCGCTCGGCGCCCGTGGCCAGGAAGCCGCCCTGCAAAGCGCCGAAGCCACCTTGCGCCGGATCAGCTCCCGCGCCGACGAACTGGAAGGCTATACACGCGGCGGGCGTTGA
- a CDS encoding lysozyme inhibitor LprI family protein yields the protein MAGMEQRDQIRKRSTSPQLPHRGLVASLKWVHARWFGTLCLGALPAIALSGAIAAVPSLPSGAELLALQKDALRPTYARCLAKAMQQETPERCVDEEFAYQDGELNRVYRARMAALPSAKERSALQAAQRQWIAQIYQNRCKLPEQANPAMRLDAKQCRLATTIGRLRQLNDPQFVASISAAKPIAPSPDASPVAKVFTATGLPDATGQVAFSLGDLSLQVVDAHCHDTGGLLLRCAPATVVVQRPAGEQSIPVPSLVFLSNTADQQDYVAAYRGPIAQQGEGSEGLRYTAIVSDINGDGYDDLLLWTDFSGRLGAPAYTYYLFDPKAKRFVRSEKLAQATRGLTLSGISGTTLHLWSEAGQCKRTVVSLALHGTIPTRHSSKTIDSCK from the coding sequence ATGGCAGGCATGGAACAACGGGACCAGATTCGCAAGCGGAGCACGTCACCACAGCTGCCGCACCGTGGCCTTGTCGCATCGCTCAAATGGGTGCACGCGCGCTGGTTCGGCACCCTGTGCCTCGGGGCCTTGCCCGCTATAGCGCTAAGTGGCGCAATCGCAGCGGTGCCGTCCTTGCCGTCGGGCGCGGAATTGTTGGCGTTGCAGAAGGACGCGCTACGTCCGACATATGCGCGGTGTCTCGCCAAGGCAATGCAGCAGGAGACGCCGGAACGCTGCGTGGACGAGGAGTTCGCCTACCAGGACGGCGAGTTGAACCGGGTCTACCGCGCCCGCATGGCGGCCCTGCCCTCCGCGAAAGAGCGATCGGCGTTGCAAGCCGCACAGCGCCAGTGGATCGCGCAGATCTACCAGAATCGTTGCAAGCTGCCGGAGCAGGCAAACCCGGCAATGCGCCTGGATGCCAAGCAATGCAGGCTGGCCACGACGATCGGCCGGCTGCGCCAACTGAACGATCCGCAGTTCGTCGCGTCGATCAGTGCCGCCAAGCCGATAGCGCCGTCGCCCGATGCAAGCCCGGTGGCGAAGGTGTTCACTGCGACTGGGCTGCCGGATGCAACGGGACAGGTCGCGTTCTCCCTGGGGGACCTAAGCCTGCAGGTCGTAGACGCGCATTGCCACGACACCGGTGGGCTACTCCTGCGCTGCGCGCCCGCGACGGTCGTGGTGCAGCGTCCGGCGGGTGAACAGTCCATCCCCGTCCCGTCGCTGGTCTTTTTGAGCAACACAGCGGATCAACAGGACTATGTCGCCGCCTATCGCGGCCCCATCGCGCAACAGGGCGAAGGGAGCGAGGGCTTGCGCTATACCGCGATCGTCTCGGACATCAATGGTGACGGCTACGACGATCTGCTGTTGTGGACCGACTTTTCCGGCCGCCTCGGCGCGCCCGCCTATACCTATTATCTATTCGATCCAAAGGCCAAACGCTTCGTGAGGAGCGAGAAGCTCGCACAGGCGACACGCGGCCTCACACTCTCCGGCATCAGCGGCACGACGCTGCACCTTTGGTCGGAAGCAGGACAATGCAAGCGCACCGTGGTGTCGCTTGCATTGCATGGAACGATACCGACGCGGCATTCCAGCAAGACCATCGATTCCTGCAAGTAG